The following proteins are co-located in the Vigna unguiculata cultivar IT97K-499-35 chromosome 9, ASM411807v1, whole genome shotgun sequence genome:
- the LOC114162892 gene encoding pentatricopeptide repeat-containing protein At2g04860: MKLPSKTNLSLFHSLFQDASFPILIFRQLLQANATPNDVTFSLLIKACLSSHSFSRASPSATLHANQIQTQLLKRATQQFLYVNTALIDFYMKLGFTNHAHQLFEDMPSKDVVSWNVLICGYSQNGLPHDAFQLFVHMLGEGFRPNQTTIASLLPSCGRREFILRGGSIHGFGIKAGFGFDPQLNNALTSMYAKCDDLEASLHLFVEMGEKNVISWNTMIGAYCLNGFPDKAVLCFKEMLKEGLEPSPVTMMNLTSANAVPETVHCYIVKCGFTSDASVVTSLLCLYAKQGLTDMAKLLYKRYPTKDLISLTAIISSYSEKGDVESAVECFTQTLLLDIRPDAVALIGVLHGITNPSHFSIGCAFHGYGLKNGLTNDCLVANGLISMYSRFDEIEAALSLFFDRSEKPLVTWNSVISGCVQAAKSSEAMELFCQMSTYGQKPDAITIASLLSGCCQLGYLRIGETLHAYILRNNVKMEDFTGTALIDMYSKCGRLDYAEKVFYSINGPCLATWNSIISGYSLYGHEHKAFSCFSELLEQGLEPDKITFLGVLAACTHGGLVYEGIEYFCRMTEEYGLRPTLQHYACIVGLLGRAGLFKEAMEVINNMKIRPDSAVWGALLSACCIQHEVKLGECLAKNLFLLNSKSGGFYVLMSNLYAIVGRWDDVARVRDMMRDNGGDGCSGVSVIEVSPQRENNNNLCPTEVKF; the protein is encoded by the coding sequence ATGAAGTTGCCTTCTAAAACCAATCTCTCTCTGTTTCACTCTCTCTTCCAGGATGCAAGTTTTCCAATCCTTATCTTCCGGCAACTGTTACAGGCCAATGCCACCCCCAACGATGTTACCTTTTCTTTACTCATCAAAGCGTGCCTTTCCTCCCATTCTTTTTCTCGCGCTTCACCCTCTGCGACCCTACATGCCAACCAGATTCAAACCCAATTGTTGAAACGGGCCACTCAACAATTTCTGTATGTAAACACCGCTCTCATCGACTTTTACATGAAACTTGGGTTCACCAACCACGCACACCAACTGTTTGAAGATATGCCTTCAAAAGATGTGGTTTCATGGAACGTGTTGATTTGTGGATATTCACAAAATGGGCTCCCTCACGATGCTTTTCAACTCTTTGTGCACATGCTGGGGGAGGGCTTTAGGCCTAACCAAACAACAATCGCTAGTTTATTGCCCTCATGTGGTCGTCGAGAATTTATTCTTCGAGGTGGATCCATTCATGGGTTTGGGATCAAAGCTGGCTTTGGTTTTGATCCTCAGTTGAATAATGCTCTTACCTCTATGTATGCTAAATGTGATGACTTGGAAGCATCCCTACACTTGTTTGTAGAGATGGGTGAGAAAAATGTCATCTCTTGGAATACCATGATTGGTGCCTATTGCCTTAATGGTTTCCCGGACAAGGCGGTTTTGTGCTTTAAAGAGATGCTGAAGGAAGGTTTGGAACCCAGTCCAGTGACAATGATGAACCTTACGTCAGCTAATGCTGTTCCGGAAACTGTCCATTGTTATATTGTCAAATGTGGGTTTACCAGTGACGCTTCTGTTGTAACCTCCCTACTTTGTCTATATGCAAAGCAAGGGCTCACAGATATGGCAAAATTGCTTTACAAGCGTTATCCCACAAAGGACCTGATTTCGTTAACTGCGATAATCTCTAGCTATTCGGAAAAGGGTGATGTAGAGTCTGCGGTGGAGTGTTTTACCCAAACTCTGCTACTGGACATAAGACCAGATGCAGTTGCATTAATTGGTGTTCTACATGGAATAACGAATCCGTCTCATTTTTCCATTGGATGCGCTTTCCATGGGTATGGGTTGAAGAACGGGCTGACTAATGATTGCTTGGTTGCAAATGGGCTAATAAGCATGTATTCAAGATTTGATGAGATAGAAGCtgctttatctttgttttttgaCAGGAGTGAAAAACCACTGGTCACTTGGAATTCTGTGATATCTGGTTGCGTTCAGGCTGCAAAATCAAGTGAAGCTATGGAGTTATTCTGCCAAATGAGCACGTATGGACAAAAACCAGATGCCATCACTATCGCTAGTCTACTATCAGGATGTTGCCAGCTTGGATACCTGCGGATTGGAGAGACACTGCATGCATATATTCTTAGAAACAATGTGAAAATGGAAGATTTTACAGGAACTGCTCTTATAGATATGTATTCTAAGTGTGGAAGATTAGATTATGctgaaaaagtattttatagCATCAATGGTCCATGTTTAGCAACATGGAACTCCATCATATCGGGTTATAGTTTGTATGGACACGAACACAAAGCTTTCAGTTGTTTTTCTGAACTACTTGAACAAGGGCTAGAACCAGATAAAATCACCTTCTTGGGAGTTTTAGCAGCATGTACCCATGGCGGACTTGTCTACGAAGGAATTGAATACTTCTGTAGAATGACAGAAGAGTATGGTTTGAGGCCAACTTTGCAGCATTACGCATGCATAGTTGGTCTCCTGGGTCGGGCAGGGTTGTTCAAGGAAGCAATGGAGGTTATTAACAACATGAAAATTCGGCCTGATTCTGCTGTCTGGGGAGCATTGTTAAGTGCTTGTTGCATTCAACATGAAGTAAAGCTTGGGGAATGCTTggcaaaaaatttgtttttgttgaattCCAAAAGCGgtggattttatgttttaatgtcGAATCTTTATGCCATTGTTGGGAGGTGGGATGACGTGGCAAGGGTGAGGGATATGATGAGAGACAATGGAGGAGATGGATGTTCAGGTGTCAGTGTTATTGAAGTGTCGccccaaagagaaaataataacaatttgtGCCCAACTGAGGTCAAATTTTAA
- the LOC114162952 gene encoding protein CYPRO4 gives MGSSHSREDLLESSDSEQEEEETYEDAAGGSSERPPKTLSTSSIDDVEAKLKALKLKYSSSSTPAVKNAVKLYLHVGGNTPKAKWVISDKLTTYSFVKTHSNTGTDDESDDTDDDESNREQPFWVMKVGSRIRAKVDPEMGLKSFPDQRRVDFVARGVWAMKFFTLQDQIDFIDSFQNCLFENTHGVEATEANKLKIYGKDFMVWAKPEAADDSMWEDAEETFSKSATPVRANQDLKEEFEEASNGGIQSIALGALDNSFLVSDNGIQVVKNFAHGIHGKGAFVNFSDGYKNGGGDSSSYSTPKKTLLMKAETNMLLMSPMGGGKLHSTGLHQLDIETGKVVSEWMFGKDGTEITMRDITNDCKGAQLDPSGSTFLGLDDNRLCRWDMRDRNGMVQNLADSNAPVLNWAQGHQFSRGTNFQCFATTGDGSIVVGSLDGKIRLYSVNTMRQAKTAFPGLGSPVTHVDVTFDGKWIVGTTDTYLILICTLFTDKDGRTKTGFSGRMGNKIAAPRLLKLTPLDSHLAGANNKFRNAQFSWVTENGKQERHIVATVGKFSVIWNFQQVKDGSHECYRNQQGLKSCYCYKIVLRDDSIVESRFMHDRFAVSDSPEAPLVIATPMKVSSFSISGKR, from the exons ATGGGATCCTCTCACAGCCGCGAAGATCTGTTAGAATCATCCGATTCAGAGCAGGAGGAGGAGGAAACCTACGAAGACGCCGCGGGAGGAAGCTCCGAACGGCCACCAAAAACGCTGTCAACTTCATCCATTGATGACGTGGAGGCCAAACTCAAAGCCCTCAAACTCAAATATTCCTCCTCCAGCACCCCCGCCGTTAAAAACGCCGTCAAACTCTACCTCCACGTCGGCGGCAACACCCCCAAAGCCAAGTGGGTAATCTCCGACAAACTCACCACGTATTCTTTCGTCAAAACTCACTCCAACACAGGCACCGACGACGAAAGCGACGATACGGACGACGACGAAAGCAACAGAGAACAACCATTCTGGGTTATGAAAGTCGGTTCCAGAATCCGGGCAAAGGTGGACCCCGAGATGGGCCTGAAGAGTTTCCCCGACCAGCGGCGTGTGGACTTCGTGGCGCGCGGCGTCTGGGCGATGAAGTTCTTCACCTTGCAAGACCAAATCGACTTCATTGATTCCTTCCAGAACTGTCTCTTCGAGAACACGCACGGGGTGGAGGCGACGGAAGCAAATAAGCTCAAGATCTACGGCAAGGATTTCATGGTGTGGGCCAAACCCGAAGCCGCGGACGATTCTATGTGGGAAGACGCAGAAGAAACTTTCTCCAAAAGCGCCACTCCGGTTAGGGCTAATCAGGATTTGAAAGAAGAGTTCGAAGAAGCTTCAAACGGTGGCATTCAGAGCATTGCATTGGGTGCTTTGGATAACAGTTTTTTGGTGAGTGATAACGGGATTCAAGTGGTGAAGAACTTCGCACATGGGATTCACGGGAAGGGTGCTTTCGTGAATTTCAGTGATGGGTATAAAAATGGGGGTGGGGATTCTTCTTCCTATTCTACCCCTAAGAAGACGCTTCTTATGAAGGCTGAGACGAACATGCTTCTGATGAGTCCAATGGGTGGTGGAAAGCTTCACTCCACGGGGCTTCATCAGCTTGATATTGAGACCGGGAAGGTGGTTAGTGAATGGATGTTTGGGAAGGACGGTACAGAGATTACAATGAGGGATATTACCAATGATTGTAAAGGAGCACAGTTGGATCCGTCTGGGTCAACATTTCTGGGGCTGGATGATAACAGACTTTGTAGGTGGGATATGAGGGATCGCAATGGGATGGTTCAGAACTTGGCTGATTCGAATGCCCCTGTTTTGAATTGGGCGCAGGGACATCAGTTTTCGAGAGGGACTAATTTTCAGTGCTTTGCAACTACGGGTGATGGGTCCATTGTTGTAGGGTCTTTGGATGGGAAGATAAGACTGTATTCGGTGAACACGATGAGGCAGGCGAAGACTGCGTTTCCTGGCCTGGGATCTCCCGTCACTCATGTGGATGTTACCTTTGATGGCAAGTGGATTGTGGGTACTACTGATACATACTTGATTCTTATTTGTACCCTCTTTACTGACAAAGATGGAAGGACAAAGACTGGTTTTTCTGGGAGGATGGGGAACAAGATTGCTGCTCCCAGGTTGTTGAAGCTCACCCCTCTTGATTCCCATTTGGCTGGAGCGAATAACAAGTTCCGGAATGCGCAGTTTTCGTGG GTGACGGAGAATGGGAAGCAGGAGCGGCATATAGTAGCCACCGTGGGGAAGTTCAGTGTGATATGGAACTTCCAGCAAGTCAAGGATGGTTCTCATGAGTGCTATCGTAACCAGCAGGGTCTTAAGAGCTGCTACTGCTACAAGATAGTCCTTAGGGATGATTCCATTGTTGAGAGCCGTTTTATGCATGACAGATTTGCAGTCAGCGATTCTCCCGAAGCGCCACTGGTCATAGCAACACCAATGAAAGTTAGCTCTTTCAGCATATCTGGCAAGCGATGA
- the LOC114162953 gene encoding photosystem I chlorophyll a/b-binding protein 5, chloroplastic, producing MVAVAVGRGLPIQTRSLFNSKSIYRASPAGRVSWLGHSAAATPRHRKTCVAAQQRPTWLPGLDPPPYLDGTLAGDFGFDPLGLGEDPDTLRWYVQAELVHSRFAMLGVLGILVTDLLRVTGVSKIPVWFEAGAVKYDLANTQTLFIVQLLLMGFAETKRYMDFVSPGSQAKEGSFFGLEASLEGLEPGYPGGPLLNPLGLAKDIKNAHDSKLKEIKNGRLAMVAMVGFFVQASVTHVGPIENLVEHLSNPWHKTIIQTIANSSS from the exons ATGGTGGCAGTAGCAGTAGGAAGAGGCCTTCCTATTCAAACACGCTCTTTATTCAACAGTAAGAGCATATATAGAGCTTCACCAGCAGGAAGAGTCTCGTGGCTTGGGCATTCTGCTGCTGCCACTCCACGTCATAGAAAAACTTGCGTAGCAGCGCAACAGCGACCTACATGGCTCCCAGGACTTGATCCCCCACCTTATCTTGATGGAAC TCTGGCTGGAGATTTTGGATTTGACCCACTTGGGCTTGGAGAGGATCCTGATACCTTAAGGTGGTATGTGCAGGCAGAGCTGGTTCATTCCCGTTTTGCAATGCTTGGGGTATTGGGAATTCTTGTGACAGAT CTGCTTCGCGTCACAGGAGTTAGTAAGATACCGGTTTGGTTTGAAGCTGGTGCAGTAAAATACGACCTTGCCAATACACAGACACTCTTCATTGTTCAACTACTTCTGATGGG GTTTGCCGAAACAAAAAGGTACATGGATTTTGTTAGTCCTGGATCTCAAGCTAAAGAGGGGTCCTTCTTTGGACTAGAAGCTTCACTGGAAGGATTAGAGCCAGG GTACCCAGGGGGTCCTCTGCTAAATCCTCTTGGCCTAGCTAAAGACATTAAAAACGCTCATGATTCGAAGCTTAAAGAGATTAAAAATG GTCGACTTGCAATGGTGGCAATGGTTGGTTTCTTTGTACAAGCTTCGGTGACTCACGTTGGACCAATTGAGAACCTTGTGGAGCATCTTTCCAATCCATGGCATAAAACTATTATTCAGACCATTGCGAATTCTAGTTCTTAG
- the LOC114162895 gene encoding protein WEAK CHLOROPLAST MOVEMENT UNDER BLUE LIGHT 1-like: MEDVEDKIPPLSSSKITEEIPLAEHVGDKLPSESSPKIAKETSLLPELVGNKRPSESSPKNAEEILLAELVGDKLPLETSPNIAEETPLVEHVGDNQPSASSSKIKETPPAEGVTENSESSSKVAEEATLAEHVVNKLPSESTTKVAEEMTLVEHPEENAEVMKLPNNQSSTEAPTVPLVEHPEEILFPNSNDCQTVLQEECVSLVNPVANPDAAFDVTEKRQQVTSVEDSKPGALENVSDGYELLDNVSNITADSDVDDEIRRSAYSETKDLQNDHNELLMTMATVSSLPHGKMSDEKKNIIDTRAPIKSVKQAVSKFGGIVDWKAHRIQTVERRDLVEHELEKAQEEIPEYRKQAEDAEQEKGQMLKELDSTKRLIEELKLNLERAETEERQARQDSELAKLRVEEMEQGIADESSVAAKAQREVAKARYAAAVSDLKIVKEELETWRKNFAILATERELAIKKAEEAVAESKEVEKSVEDLTIELIAAKESLETAHGAHLEAEEQRIGTVMAKDQDSLDWEKELKETEEELQRLNQQILSAKELKSKLETASTLLIDLKAELSSYMESKLKQEGDEEGNSKGGPEEPEKKTHTDIQTAVASAKKELEEVNLNIEKATAEVSCLKVAATSLKSELEQEKATLAAIRQREGMASIAVASLEAELEKTRSEIALVQMKEKEAKEKMAELPKKLQLAAEETSQANLLAQAAREELQKVKAEAEQAKAGVSTMESRLLAAQKEIEAARASEHLAIAAIKALQESESTRIKNAIDPSKGVTLSLEEYYELSKRAHEAEERANMRVATANSEIDKAKESELKAFEKLDEVNREIAARRESLKLAMEKAEQAKEGKLGVEQELRKWRSESELRRKGGDSGQGAVNQSKSPRGSFEGSHEANNFERTGSAANAAHHVPSPKTNVHPDIDESESSPETKQGKKKKRSLFPRVLMFFARRKTHSTK; encoded by the exons ATGGAGGATGTTGAAGACAAGATACCCCCTTTATCCTCTTCAAAAATTACTGAAGAGATACCACTTGCCGAACATGTTGGAGACAAGCTACCGTCTGAGTCTTCTCCAAAAATTGCTAAAGAGACTTCACTGCTGCCAGAACTTGTTGGAAACAAGAGACCATCTGAGTCTTCTCCAAAAAATGCCGAAGAGATACTCCTGGCAGAGCTTGTTGGAGACAAGCTACCATTGGAAACTTCCCCAAACATTGCTGAAGAGACACCACTGGTAGAACATGTTGGAGACAACCAACCGTCTGCATCCTCTTCCAAAATTAAGGAGACACCACCTGCTGAGGGTGTGACAGAGAACTCTGAATCCTCTTCTAAAGTCGCAGAAGAGGCGACACTGGCAGAACATGTTGTCAACAAGCTACCCTCTGAATCCACTACAAAAGTTGCTGAAGAGATGACACTGGTAGAACACCCTGAAGAAAACGCCGAAGTGATGAAACTGCCCAACAATCAATCTTCCACCGAAGCTCCAACTGTCCCACTGGTAGAACACCCTGAAGAAATACTTTTTCCAAATTCTAATGATTGTCAAACTGTATTGCAAGAGGAGTGTGTTTCTTTAGTTAATCCAGTTGCAAACCCAGATGCTGCATTTGATGTAACAGAAAAAAGGCAGCAGGTCACTTCAGTTGAAGATTCAAAACCAGGTGCTCTAGAAAATGTCTCTGACGGGTATGAATTGCTGGATAATGTTTCTAATATCACTGCTGACAGTGATGTTGATGATGAGATTAGGCGATCAGCTTATTCTGAAACAAAAGATTTGCAAAATGATCACAATGAACTTTTGATGACCATGGCAACGGTTAGCTCACTTCCCCATGGCAAGATGTCTgatgagaaaaaaaacattatcgATACCAGAGCTCCTATTAAATCTGTCAAGCAAGCTGTTTCCAAGTTTGGAGGAATTGTGGATTGGAAGGCTCATAGAATCCAGACTGTGGAG AGACGAGATCTTGTAGAACATGAGCTTGAAAAGGCACAAGAGGAGATCCCGGAGTACAGAAAACAAGCAGAGGATGCTGAACAGGAAAAAGGCCAAATGCTAAAGGAGTTAGACAGCACAAAGAGATTAATAGAAGAATTAAAACTTAACCTAGAGAGAGCAGAAACAGAAGAGCGTCAAGCAAGACAGGACTCAGAACTTGCAAAGCTCAGAGTGGAAGAGATGGAGCAGGGTATTGCAGACGAATCTAGTGTTGCAGCCAAGGCACAACGTGAGGTTGCCAAAGCAAGGTATGCAGCTGCTGTTTCAGATTTAAAAATCGTGAAAGAGGAGCTGGAAACATGGCGCAAAAATTTTGCTATATTAGCGACTGAAAGAGAATTAGCTATTAAGAAAGCTGAAGAGGCCGTTGCTGAATCAAAGGAAGTAGAGAAGTCTGTAGAGGATTTAACTATTGAGCTAATTGCTGCAAAAGAATCATTGGAGACTGCCCACGGTGCACACTTGGAAGCGGAGGAACAAAGAATAGGAACAGTCATGGCAAAAGATCAAGATTCCCTTGATTGGGAGAAGGAACTTAAAGAGACAGAAGAAGAGCTCCAGAGACTCAACCAGCAAATTTTGTCTGCAAAGGAACTCAAATCTAAATTGGAAACAGCCTCTACTTTGCTGATTGACTTGAAAGCTGAATTATCTTCTTATATGGAATCAAAGTTAAAGCAGGAAGGTGACGAAGAAGGAAACTCAAAAGGAGGCCCAGAAGAACCAGAGAAAAAGACCCACACTGACATACAAACAGCAGTTGCATCAGCCAAAAAGGAACTTGAGGAAGTAAATCTTAACATAGAGAAAGCAACCGCAGAGGTTAGTTGCTTAAAGGTAGCGGCTACATCATTAAAATCAGAACTTGAACAGGAAAAAGCAACTCTTGCCGCCATCAGGCAAAGGGAGGGAATGGCCTCCATTGCGGTTGCATCTCTGGAAGCTGAATTGGAAAAGACTAGATCAGAAATTGCTTTGGTTCAGATGAAGGAGAAAGAAGCTAAAGAGAAAATGGCCGAGCTTCCCAAGAAGCTACAACTTGCGGCTGAAGAGACTAGTCAAGCCAACTTGCTTGCTCAGGCAGCTCGTGAAGAGCTACAAAAAGTAAAGGCAGAAGCAGAGCAAGCCAAGGCTGGAGTAAGTACCATGGAAAGTAGATTACTTGCAGCTCAGAAGGAGATAGAGGCTGCAAGGGCGTCTGAACATTTGGCAATAGCGGCTATTAAAGCATTGCAAGAGAGTGAATCAACTAGAATCAAGAATGCAATAGACCCATCCAAAGGGGTAACACTCTCTTTGGAAGAGTACTATGAGCTAAGCAAACGAGCACATGAGGCAGAAGAGCGGGCCAATATGAGGGTTGCAACTGCTAATTCCGAAATTGATAAAGCTAAGGAGTCTGAATTGAAAGCCTTTGAAAAGTTGGACGAAGTGAACAGAGAGATAGCTGCTAGAAGGGAATCTTTGAAATTGGCAATGGAAAAGGCTGAGCAGGCTAAGGAAGGTAAATTGGGCGTAGAGCAAGAATTAAGAAAGTGGAGATCTGAAAGTGAACTACGAAGAAAGGGGGGAGACTCTGGCCAAGGAGCGGTAAACCAGAGTAAAAGTCCTAGGGGTAGTTTTGAGGGGAGTCATGAAGCAAATAATTTTGAGCGCACTGGTTCTGCAGCTAATGCTGCACATCATGTGCCAAGTCCAAAGACTAATGTACATCCAGACATTGATGAAAGTGAATCATCTCCAGAAACAAAACaagggaaaaagaagaaaaggtcaCTTTTCCCGAGGGTTTTGATGTTCTTTGCTAGAAGAAAAACACATTCAACCAAGTGA
- the LOC114162897 gene encoding UDP-glucuronate:xylan alpha-glucuronosyltransferase 2-like has product MQGLSVQKMLKTMPSKALITIINFVFLTVFLLVYATVLPHPSDYLENAGSLVRCSLSECHHKQAEKNLKMKAVLEEPKAIHHREKNEKRNNVVPSFFGEMGKGTRIGMVNMEEGFVREWSTHGETTTVHFQRVSQFLNWTDLFPEWIDEEEENDVPSCPEIPMPEFTQYGSMDIIVAKLPCRYPEKAWNRDVFRLQVHLIVANLATKNGKKDWRGKTRVVFWSKCRPMMELFPCDNLVKREGEWWYYEADMNKLQHKVSLPLGSCKLAMPLWEQGRKELVKSEKNGESRAKIKREAYATVLHSSEAYVCGAITLAQTLLQTGTKRHLILLADKSISVPKRRALSEAGWKIQMITRIRNPRAEKGSYNEYNYSKLRLWQLTDYDKIIFIDSDIIVLRNLDILFRFPQISATGNDQSVFNSGIMVIEPSNCTFGVLMRLRDVVVSYNGGDQGFLNEVLVWWHRLPRRVNLLKNFWANTSAEAREKNALFGAEPAEVYAIHYLGWKPWHCFRDYDCNWDTLEQRVYASDVAHRRWWKVHDAMEEGLQRLCGLTKRRRTALKWERRKARSMGFSDGHWKINITDPRRFTPLLIH; this is encoded by the exons ATGCAAGGTTTGAGTGTTCAAAAGATGCTGAAGACGATGCCATCTAAAGCTTTGATCACCataatcaattttgttttcctCACTGTCTTTCTGCTTGTTTATGCCACTGTTCTTCCCCATCCATCTGACTATTTAGAGAATGCAGGCTCCCTTGTGAGGTGCTCCTTGAGCGAATGTCATCACAAGCAG GCagaaaaaaacttgaaaatgaAAGCAGTATTGGAAGAACCTAAAGCAATCCATCACAGGGAAAAAAATGAGAAACGAAACAATGTAGTACCAAGCTTTTTTGGCGAGATGGGGAAAGGAACGAGGATAGGAATGGTGAACATGGAAGAAGGGTTTGTGAGAGAATGGAGCACGCATGGGGAAACCACGACGGTTCATTTCCAGAGAGTATCACAGTTTTTGAACTGGACAGACTTGTTTCCTGAATGGATAGACGAGGAAGAAGAGAATGATGTGCCGTCGTGTCCGGAGATACCTATGCCAGAGTTTACACAATATGGAAGCATGGACATCATCGTTGCGAAGCTGCCATGCAGGTATCCCGAAAAAGCGTGGAATAGGGACGTATTTCGGTTGCAAGTTCATCTTATAGTTGCGAATTTAGCCACAAAGAATGGGAAGAAGGATTGGAGAGGGAAGACAAGAGTGGTTTTTTGGAGCAAGTGTAGACCAATGATGGAACTGTTTCCATGCGACAACTTGGTTAAGCGGGAAGGTGAATGGTGGTACTATGAAGCTGACATGAACAAGTTACAACACAAAGTTTCATTGCCCCTCGGTTCCTGCAAGTTGGCCATGCCTCTCTGGGAACAAG GGAGGAAGGAGTTGGTGAAGAGTGAGAAAAACGGTGAAAGCAGAGCGAAAATAAAGCGCGAAGCCTATGCCACAGTATTGCATTCCTCAGAAGCATACGTTTGCGGTGCAATAACACTAGCACAAACCCTCCTCCAAACAGGGACCAAACGTCACCTAATCCTCCTCGCGGATAAGTCCATCTCCGTTCCCAAACGCAGGGCCCTATCGGAAGCGGGTTGGAAGATCCAGATGATAACCCGAATCCGAAACCCAAGGGCAGAGAAAGGAAGCTACAACGAATACAACTACAGCAAGCTCCGTCTGTGGCAGCTCACCGACTACGACAAAATAATCTTCATCGATTCCGATATCATCGTACTCCGGAACCTGGACATCCTCTTCCGCTTCCCGCAGATATCCGCCACGGGGAACGACCAATCGGTATTCAACTCCGGGATAATGGTGATCGAACCTTCGAACTGCACGTTCGGCGTGCTGATGCGGCTTCGCGATGTCGTGGTTTCGTACAACGGAGGGGACCAGGGGTTTCTGAACGAGGTGTTGGTGTGGTGGCACAGGCTGCCGCGGAGGGTGAACCTTCTAAAGAATTTCTGGGCGAACACGAGTGCAGAGGCAAGGGAGAAGAACGCGCTGTTCGGGGCGGAGCCGGCGGAGGTGTATGCGATTCACTACCTGGGGTGGAAGCCCTGGCACTGCTTCAGGGACTACGACTGCAATTGGGACACCCTGGAGCAGAGAGTGTACGCCAGTGACGTGGCGCACCGGAGATGGTGGAAGGTTCACGACGCCATGGAGGAGGGTTTGCAAAGATTATGTGGGTTGACGAAACGGCGTCGCACTGCGCTGAAGTGGGAGAGGAGGAAGGCCAGGAGCATGGGCTTTTCTGATGGACATTGGAAAATCAATATCACCGATCCCAGACGATTTACCCCTCTTCTCATCCATTAG
- the LOC114162898 gene encoding protein TIC 22, chloroplastic: MESRGHSNPLLSFSSFVHQHCVRLGTDLATRLDDTKRALAQAHHNLLSPKHALAATPTLGSNHVAKSLVGTSVYTVSNSNNEFVLISDADGAKSIGLLCFRQEDAQAFLAQVRSRSRELRNKARVVPITLDQVYMLKVEGIAFRFLPDPVQIKNALELKPANRGGFDGVPVFQSELLVVKKKNKRYCPVYFSKEDIEQELSKVSRASRTPGASQQIVVGSLEDVLKRMEMSERNSGWEDLIFIPPGKSHSQHIQEITE, from the exons ATGGAGTCCCGCGGACACTCAAACCCGCTTCTGTCGTTTTCCAGCTTCGTCCATCAACACTGCGTCCGTCTCGGGACCGACCTCGCCACTCGTTTGGATGACACAAAGCGAGCCCTAGCTCAAGCTCATCACAATCTTCTATCCCCCAAACATGCCCTTGCCGCCACTCCCACATTGGGCTCCAATCACGTCGCCAAGTCCCTCGTCGGCACCTCTGTTTACACCGTCAGCAATTCCAACAATGAGTTCGTTCTTATCTCCGACGCCGACGGAGCCAAGTCCATTGGATTGCTCTGCTTTCGCCAAGAGGACGCCCAAGCCTTCCTCGCTCAG GTTCGATCAAGGAGCAGAGAACTTCGAAACAAGGCTAGGGTTGTTCCAATTACTCTCGACCAG GTATACATGTTGAAGGTGGAAGGCATTGCATTCCGGTTCTTGCCTGATCcagttcaaataaaaaatgcttTGGAG CTCAAACCAGCCAACAGGGGAGGCTTTGATGGAGTTCCTGTCTTTCAG TCTGAACTTCTGGttgtgaagaagaagaacaagcGTTACTGCCCTGTCTATTTCTCTAAG GAGGATATTGAGCAGGAACTGTCCAAAGTTTCCAGGGCATCTAGAACACCTGGTGCTTCTCAGCAAATAGTG GTTGGTAGCTTGGAAGATGTACTGAAAAGAATGGAG ATGAGTGAAAGGAATTCAGGATGGGAGGATTTGATTTTTATTCCCCCAGGAAAAAGTCACTCTCAACACATACAAGAAATTACTGAATGA